Part of the Candidatus Methylomirabilota bacterium genome is shown below.
TTCACCTGCGAGCTTATTTCGGATCGGGGCTAACCCACACCTGAGCGCGAACGGCCTCTGCCAGGTTCAGGAGGATTACGAGCCGGAATCGTCTTAGACTAGTGCCGTTCCAACTATTCGCGCCTAGGAAGGCACCGTGTACGTCGTTCGTGGACAGATTTAGTATCAACAAGTTGGAACGGCACTAGCTGGCCGAGATGGCCGAAATGCCCCCGGGGCGCGCTCGGCTCGGCGAGGTGGCCGCCGTCTTCCTCAAGCTCGGGGTCATCGGCTTCGGAGGACCGGCGGCGCACATCGCGCTCATGCGGGACGAGGTCGTCCGGCGGCGGAAGTGGGTGAGCGACGAGCGGTTCCTCGACCTGCTCGGAGCGACCAATCTCATCCCCGGCCCCAACTCCACCGAGATGGCCATCCACCTCGGCTACGCCCGCGCCGGGTGGCCGGGGCTCATCGTAGGGGGTGCGCTGTTCATCCTGCCGGCGATGGTCATCGTGCTGCTGTCGGCCTGGGCCTACGTGCGCTACGGATCCGGCGCGCCGGCGATCTCGCTCCTGTACGGCATCAAGCCCGTCGTCATCGTCGTGGTGCTCCAGGCCCTCTGGGGTCTGGGCCCGGCGGCGATCAAGAGGCCTCTCCTCGGCATCGTCGGCGCGGCCAGCGCCGCCCTCTACCTGCTCGGCTACAACGAGCTCCTGCTGCTCTTCGGCAGCGGGGCGGTGGTGGCGCTGATCCAGAGCGGCCGCCGGCTGCGCGCCTCGCGCCTCGGGGTCTCGATCGGCGTGCCCATCTTGGCGGCGGCCAGCCTCGGTCACGCCGCCGGAGCCGTCGGTGCCGTCAGCCTGTGGACCCTCTTTCTGAGCTTCCTCAAGATCGGTTCCGTCATCTACGGCAGCGGGTACGTGCTCCTGGCCTTCCTCAGGAACGAGTTCGTGCACCGGCTGGGCTGGATCGACGACGGGCAGCTGCTCGATGCGGTGGCGATCGGCCAGGTGACGCCGGGGCCGGTCTTCACGACCGCGACCTTCATCGGCTACCTGGTCGGTGGCTGGGGTGGCGCCCTCCTGGCGACCCTGGCCATCTTCCTGCCTTCCTTCGTCTTCGTGGCCGTCAGCTATCCGCTGATTCCAC
Proteins encoded:
- the chrA gene encoding chromate efflux transporter, translating into MAEMPPGRARLGEVAAVFLKLGVIGFGGPAAHIALMRDEVVRRRKWVSDERFLDLLGATNLIPGPNSTEMAIHLGYARAGWPGLIVGGALFILPAMVIVLLSAWAYVRYGSGAPAISLLYGIKPVVIVVVLQALWGLGPAAIKRPLLGIVGAASAALYLLGYNELLLLFGSGAVVALIQSGRRLRASRLGVSIGVPILAAASLGHAAGAVGAVSLWTLFLSFLKIGSVIYGSGYVLLAFLRNEFVHRLGWIDDGQLLDAVAIGQVTPGPVFTTATFIGYLVGGWGGALLATLAIFLPSFVFVAVSYPLIPRVRAWPWTSALLDGVNVAALGLMAGVTAELARAAIVDAFTVALGVAAAVLLVRFKVNSAWLIIGAGLLGLGYRFFVA